A genomic segment from Asterias amurensis chromosome 6, ASM3211899v1 encodes:
- the LOC139938790 gene encoding uncharacterized protein: protein MAASITVHSVLDKISKDHLECPICTNRFINPTMLDCLHSFCFTCLKELHQQDPNNSILLCPLCRKKTTLEDNKVDSLPKDFKLNALVDEFTVQEQLVEGQRSEVKCQACDKDHTAVSRCIDCEHFICQECQQAHQGMTVLKSHEIYTLAQLGSGAVKYRSKIRDYVPKCAKHSDQSLNIYCNTCQKLECTTCTLLDHRNFKHELVGIPEALDKCRQEVAEMVVKAKKRKADFQMDMAQAVHSQKKLKTAFSKTKIKILEKASAEVTKITEEEKKLQREARRIYIDRIQTFENAEDRNDEEVNLADQELDEVDRVMTQGSPHEILRLKQKLLKNLDELTKKRRQKAPIKKSFLDFKEGVGLVGRLVLDEEQRLETERASEASSSYDAVSEEPFWELKNTLTHFITGQTASFKSAVRVAAFQSGEIVVADTKKKCLIEFPIRKETSKTKPKSVLIPQSCRYLYHLERLAINTKDQIIVQDGDQIKIFDRSYKMISGFTPGYSPSCLAVDDNDFIVLSHSAKKQMTVYYPDGTLIRTLSTPIPADYMTIYKQRIIFTNYRHRKLHSIDNNGDEVFSIDIENGKPGALCCDSDGYIFVQTYQEISKKESTYGVHHYNPNGEYIGYIIKNCFVFDITCTPAGDLVMASGDSVKIYHRV from the coding sequence atggctgccagTATCACAGTTCATTCAGTGCTTGATAAGATCAGTAAGGATCATCTAGAATGTCCAATATGCACCAATCGCTTCATCAATCCAACAATGCTAGACTGTCTACACAGCTTCTGCTTCACATGCCTTAAAGAGCTTCACCAACAAGATCCTAACAACTCCATCCTACTGTGTCCTCTGtgcagaaagaaaacaacactagAAGACAACAAGGTTGACAGTCTACCAAAGGACTTTAAACTCAATGCCCTGGTGGATGAGTTTACTGTTCAGGAGCAACTTGTGGAGGGTCAAAGGTCAGAGGTGAAGTGTCAAGCCTGCGATAAAGATCATACGGCCGTTTCAAGATGTATTGACTGCGAACATTTTATTTGTCAAGAATGTCAACAAGCACATCAGGGAATGACCGTTTTGAAATCTCATGAAATCTACACGCTTGCTCAGCTGGGATCAGGCGCAGTAAAATATCGAAGTAAAATCAGAGATTACGTTCCAAAGTGTGCAAAGCACAGTGATCAGTCTTTGAATATCTACTGTAACACATGCCAGAAGTTAGAATGCACAACATGTACCCTTCTTGATCATAGGAACTTCAAACATGAACTTGTAGGCATACCTGAGGCTCTTGATAAATGCAGACAAGAGGTCGCAGAAATGGTGGTCAAAGCTAAAAAGCGCAAGGCAGATTTTCAAATGGACATGGCACAAGCCGTCCACTCTCAGAAGAAACTGAAAACTGCATTTtccaaaaccaaaattaagatcTTAGAGAAGGCATCTGCGGAGGTTACTAAGATAACAGAGGAGGAGAAGAAGCTGCAGCGAGAGGCAAGGAGGATCTATATAGATAGAATCCAGACATTTGAAAATGCTGAGGATAGAAACGACGAAGAGGTCAACTTGGCAGACCAGGAACTGGACGAGGTGGATCGAGTCATGACTCAAGGAAGCCCCCATGAGATTCTACGCCTCAAACAGAAACTTCTCAAAAATCTTGACGAGCTGACGAAGAAACGGAGGCAAAAAGCACCGATCAAAAAGTCCTTTCTTGATTTTAAAGAAGGTGTTGGTTTGGTAGGTAGACTGGTGCTTGACGAAGAGCAACGGCTTGAAACTGAGAGGGCGTCTGAAGCAtcttcaagctatgatgcagtCAGCGAAGAGCCGTTCTGGGAACTGAAAAACACCCTCACGCATTTTATCACTGGTCAGACGGCATCTTTCAAATCTGCAGTTCGGGTTGCTGCCTTCCAGAGCGGTGAAATAGTGGTAGCGGACACCAAGAAAAAGTGTTTGATCGAATTCCCAATACGTAAGGAAACATCTAAGACCAAACCAAAATCTGTTCTCATTCCTCAAAGTTGTAGATATCTCTATCATCTGGAACGACTTGCTATAAACACCAAGGACCAGATTATTGTTCAAGATGGCGACCAAATCAAGATATTCGACAGGAGTTATAAGATGATTAGCGGGTTCACACCGGGTTACAGCCCGTCATGCCTTGCAGTGGATGACAATGATTTCATAGTTTTGAGCCACTCGGCCAAGAAACAGATGACTGTATACTACCCTGATGGAACCCTCATCAGAACACTGTCTACACCCATACCTGCAGACTATATGACTATCTACAAGCAACGAATTATCTTCACCAACTATCGTCACAGAAAGTTACACTCAATTGATAACAATGGTGATGAGGTATTTTCAATTGATATCGAGAATGGAAAACCGGGGGCCTTATGTTGTGACAGTGATGGTTATATCTTTGTTCAAACTTATCAAGAAATATCTAAAAAGGAATCCACATATGGAGTTCACCATTATAATCCTAATGGTGAGTACATTGGATATATCATCaagaactgttttgtttttgatataACATGTACACCAGCTGGAGATCTGGTCATGGCTTCAGGAGACTCTGTAAAAATATATCAccgtgtttaa